In one Cercospora beticola chromosome 1, complete sequence genomic region, the following are encoded:
- a CDS encoding uncharacterized protein (BUSCO:EOG09262SI7), whose protein sequence is MMTETGPVLSTPAEHILEEPTPLVVQSSEERLSEEQLYVQYEIKRTIDEIRAGQWRRIALQFPDDMLVDAPRVYERLRDGLKQARSDPQPSVEVVSEKLEGASLDEQVQTTPAQDVEEKLCILGDTSYGACCVDEVAAEHMDAEVVVHYGRSCLSPTARLPVIYVFTAKALDVNAVAASFKQTYQAKDEKVCLMADIPYSHHLDQLHSRLIEEGYTNVFKTEVLHNPASLIPNRTTPKGITESPNALKEYSIFHISEPPTSLLLILSSRIRSMHIFPTDSNVSTSTTTIEASTSQLLRRRYALITRLASVPIFGILINTLSVSNYLVALQHCQDLIRKAGKKSYVFVVGKVNAAKVANFSEIGGWVVIGCWESSLIESKEFYRPIITPFELEVALQSDATRQWGGEWIGDFSQLLGKEKKVVENGDAANNGQEPDQEASGNWDDQSSDDEPPEFDLRTGQYVSHSRPLGRPRALASETTSNTTEGLAAPPSSALVQRAKGDVATINGQVSPAAEFLRSQRTWTGLGSDFEIAYERDEDGKIIGAAMEEGRSGVAKGYSVGNDTTKG, encoded by the coding sequence ATGATGACCGAAACTGGCCCCGTTCTGTCAACGCCCGCAGAACACATTCTCGAAGAACCAACTCCTCTTGTTGTGCAGTCCAGTGAAGAACGACTGTCGGAAGAACAACTCTACGTGCAATATGAAATCAAGCGAACGATCGACGAAATTAGGGCTGGACAATGGAGGCGCATTGCTTTGCAGTTTCCCGATGACATGCTCGTCGATGCACCGAGAGTATATGAACGATTGCGAGATGGTTTGAAGCAGGCCAGATCAGATCCGCAGCCAAGTGTCGAAGTCGTGTCCGAGAAACTGGAAGGTGCCAGCCTGGACGAGCAGGTGCAAACAACTCCCGCACAAGATGTTGAAGAAAAACTCTGCATTCTCGGTGACACATCGTACGGTGCTTGTTGCGTCGACGAAGTTGCTGCCGAGCACATGGACGCTGAAGTCGTCGTGCACTACGGACGATCATGTCTGTCGCCAACGGCGCGCCTGCCTGTGATTTATGTCTTCACTGCCAAGGCTCTGGATGTCAATGCTGTTGCGGCAAGCTTCAAGCAGACTTACCAAGCGAAGGATGAGAAGGTCTGCCTCATGGCAGACATTCCATATTCACATCATCTCGATCAGTTGCACAGCAGGCTTATCGAGGAAGGGTATACGAATGTGTTCAAGACCGAAGTCCTCCACAACCCTGCGTCACTCATACCGAACAGAACCACACCCAAAGGGATCACGGAAAGTCCAAATGCTCTCAAAGAGTATTCGATCTTTCACATTTCTGAACCACCCACTTCACTTCTACTGATCCTTTCATCACGCATCAGATCGATGCACATCTTCCCCACGGACTCAAATGTCAGCACCtcaacaaccacaatcgAAGCCTCGACATCACAACTCCTCCGACGCCGCTACGCACTCATCACACGTCTTGCAAGCGTACCGATTTTCggcatcctcatcaacacaTTGAGCGTATCGAACTACCTCGTCGCTCTACAGCACTGCCAGGACCTCATCCGGAAAGCAGGCAAAAAGTCCTACGTCTTCGTCGTTGGCAAGGTGAATGCTGCCAAGGTGGCGAACTTTAGCGAAATTGGGGGCTGGGTGGTAATAGGTTGCTGGGAGAGCTCATTGATCGAAAGCAAAGAGTTCTACAGACCCATCATCACTCCTTTCGAGCTCGAGGTTGCCTTGCAGAGTGATGCTACGAGGCAGTGGGGCGGAGAGTGGATTGGAGATTTCAGCCAGTTGCTgggcaaggagaagaaggttgTAGAAAATGGCGACGCTGCGAACAATGGCCAGGAACCGGATCAAGAAGCAAGCGGTAACTGGGACGATCAGTCTTCGGACGATGAGCCACCTGAGTTCGACCTCCGGACAGGGCAATATGTATCGCACAGTAGACCCCTGGGACGACCACGAGCGCTTGCAAGCGAGACTACATCGAACACCACCGAGGGCCTCGCTGCGCCTCCCAGCTCCGCCCTGGTCCAACGAGCAAAAGGCGATGTTGCAACCATCAACGGACAAGTctcaccagcagcagaattCCTCCGCTCTCAACGAACATGGACAGGACTGGGAAGTGATTTCGAAATTGCATATGAGCGTGACGAGGATGGCAAAATCATCGGTGCCGCAATGGAAGAAGGCAGAAGCGGCGTAGCAAAGGGCTACTCAGTGGGCAACGACACTACAAAAGGTTGA